One segment of Pseudomonas asgharzadehiana DNA contains the following:
- a CDS encoding peptidylprolyl isomerase, whose product MAKATARHILVSTEDKCNELKAQIEGGADFAEIAKASSSCPSSRDGGNLGSFGPGQMVKEFDTVVFSAPVNTVQGPVKTQFGYHLLEVTSRQD is encoded by the coding sequence ATGGCCAAAGCCACCGCCCGTCACATCCTCGTTTCCACTGAAGACAAGTGCAACGAACTCAAGGCCCAAATCGAAGGCGGCGCTGATTTCGCAGAGATCGCCAAAGCCAGCTCCAGCTGCCCATCAAGCCGCGACGGCGGCAACCTGGGTTCGTTCGGTCCAGGCCAGATGGTTAAAGAATTCGACACCGTGGTATTCAGCGCTCCGGTCAATACCGTGCAAGGCCCGGTCAAGACCCAGTTCGGCTACCACCTGTTGGAAGTCACCAGCCGTCAGGACTGA
- a CDS encoding DUF1543 domain-containing protein yields MLFVVMLGGKHPRAKIEVHDVVFAVADTLQATYPQLRDAWFGSPKGMHIDSWMAVDGVDGWKIELSHLAPQAGAHHLYFINLGGYEADSFGEAHHYLLVVARNKQEAKSKGKQQMLRHWSQAHTDAVMDIDDCLPIDLVDGRYLHLVQDPHHPIIRQNDYIVLG; encoded by the coding sequence ATGCTGTTTGTCGTTATGCTCGGGGGCAAGCACCCACGGGCCAAGATCGAAGTGCATGATGTGGTGTTTGCCGTCGCGGACACGCTGCAAGCCACCTACCCACAACTGCGTGATGCGTGGTTCGGCAGCCCCAAGGGCATGCACATTGATTCGTGGATGGCCGTGGATGGCGTCGACGGGTGGAAAATCGAACTCAGCCATCTGGCGCCACAAGCGGGTGCGCATCATCTGTACTTCATCAACCTGGGCGGTTATGAAGCCGACAGTTTCGGTGAGGCGCACCACTATTTACTGGTGGTCGCCCGTAACAAACAGGAAGCCAAGAGCAAGGGCAAGCAACAGATGCTGCGGCATTGGTCTCAGGCGCATACGGATGCGGTGATGGACATTGATGACTGCCTGCCGATCGACCTGGTGGACGGTCGTTACCTGCATCTGGTGCAAGACCCGCACCATCCCATCATCCGGCAGAACGACTATATCGTCCTGGGTTGA
- a CDS encoding aldo/keto reductase codes for MRTIDLAGVPVPVIGQGTWRMGEDPSRRREEVAALQLGIDEGMTLIDTAEMYGEGGAEEVVGEAIRGKRDQVFLVSKVYPHNASHKGVPRACDASLRRLGSDHIDLYLLHWRGQYPLEETVEAFERLREAGKIGRWGVSNFDVADLQELASPACATNQVLYNIQERGIEFDLLPWWQQHHLPLMAYCPIAQGGELLSSPTLKQIAQRHDVTPAQVSLAWVLRQDGVIAIPKAVTPEHVRLNAAAANLVLDEHDLDAIDRVFGAPKRKHPLAMV; via the coding sequence ATGCGTACCATCGATCTGGCGGGTGTGCCCGTCCCTGTCATTGGCCAGGGCACCTGGCGCATGGGCGAAGACCCGAGCCGGCGCCGGGAGGAAGTCGCTGCGTTGCAACTGGGAATCGACGAAGGCATGACCCTGATCGATACCGCTGAAATGTACGGCGAGGGTGGCGCTGAAGAGGTCGTCGGTGAAGCCATTCGTGGCAAGCGTGACCAGGTGTTCCTGGTGAGCAAGGTGTACCCGCACAATGCCAGCCACAAGGGCGTTCCGCGCGCCTGCGACGCCAGCCTGCGGCGCCTGGGTAGCGACCATATCGATTTGTACCTGCTGCATTGGCGGGGCCAATACCCCCTTGAAGAAACCGTCGAAGCCTTCGAACGCCTGCGCGAGGCCGGCAAGATCGGCCGCTGGGGCGTCTCCAACTTTGACGTGGCCGACCTGCAGGAGCTCGCATCCCCGGCCTGCGCCACCAATCAGGTGCTCTACAACATCCAAGAGCGCGGTATCGAATTTGACCTGTTGCCCTGGTGGCAACAGCACCATTTGCCGTTGATGGCGTACTGCCCGATCGCGCAGGGCGGCGAACTGTTGTCCAGCCCGACCCTCAAGCAGATTGCCCAGCGCCACGACGTCACACCCGCCCAGGTTTCCCTGGCCTGGGTTTTGCGCCAGGACGGCGTAATCGCCATTCCCAAGGCGGTAACGCCGGAGCATGTGCGGCTTAACGCGGCCGCCGCCAACCTGGTGCTCGACGAGCACGACCTGGACGCGATCGACCGTGTGTTTGGCGCGCCCAAGCGCAAGCACCCTTTGGCGATGGTGTAG
- a CDS encoding Hcp family type VI secretion system effector, with the protein MPTPAYLSITGVKQGLITAGTFTQDSVGNIYQEGHEDQILVQAFSHQVIIPRDPQSGQPTGQRVHKPLMISKVFDKSSPLLFSALTSGEEVKCRLEWFRTSSAGTQEHYFTIELEGATLVDIQSRMPNCQDPDNAHFTHLEDVYFTYRKIVWTHEVSGTSGSDDWRSPVAG; encoded by the coding sequence ATGCCAACACCCGCGTATCTTTCTATCACCGGTGTCAAGCAAGGTTTGATTACGGCAGGCACATTTACCCAGGACTCGGTAGGCAACATCTATCAGGAGGGCCACGAGGACCAGATTCTGGTCCAGGCTTTTTCCCATCAGGTGATCATTCCGCGGGACCCGCAGTCGGGCCAGCCAACGGGCCAGAGAGTTCACAAGCCGTTGATGATCAGCAAGGTCTTCGATAAGTCCTCACCGTTGCTGTTCAGCGCATTGACCAGCGGCGAAGAGGTCAAGTGCAGGCTGGAATGGTTCCGGACCTCTTCGGCCGGCACCCAGGAACATTACTTCACCATTGAACTGGAAGGCGCGACCCTCGTGGACATCCAGTCGCGCATGCCCAACTGTCAGGACCCGGACAACGCGCACTTTACGCACCTGGAAGATGTGTACTTCACCTACCGCAAAATTGTTTGGACCCATGAAGTGTCCGGTACCTCGGGTTCGGATGACTGGCGCAGCCCGGTAGCGGGTTAA